A genomic window from Brassica oleracea var. oleracea cultivar TO1000 chromosome C8, BOL, whole genome shotgun sequence includes:
- the LOC106308550 gene encoding uncharacterized protein LOC106308550 — MLEDLTVRLPLIDAIQMMPSMRSFLKGLISGKISEDCEFMIVLKECSAVFQNRPIKKLGDPSKFVLSIQIGKTVFSCSLVDLGSSVNLMPYSVARRLGFTHFKPTRMSLVFADRSVKSPVGILEDLQVRVGNATVPADFVVLELVEESKDPLILGRPFLCTVGAIIDVQQGKIDIHLGDIVMQFKMNELLKKPILD; from the coding sequence ATGCTGGAAGACTTGACCGTCAGGCTTCCTTTGATTGATGCGATCCAAATGATGCCTTCTATGCGCAGCTTTCTGAAGGGGTTAATCTCAGGGAAGATATCCGAGGATTGTGAATTCATGATTGTCCTTAAGGAGTGCAGTGCAGTGTTTCAGAACAGGCCGATAAAGAAGCTGGGAGATCCTAGCAAGTTTGTTCTCTCTATCCAGATTGGGAAGACAGTTTTCTCCTGCTCCCTAGTTGATCTGGGATCCAGCGTAAACCTCATGCCCTACTCAGTGGCAAGACGTCTGGGATTCACGCACTTCAAACCAACCAGGATGTCCTTAGTGTTCGCGGACAGATCAGTCAAGTCTCCAGTCGGTATCCTCGAAGATCTCCAAGTAAGAGTTGGGAACGCCACTGTTCCTGCGGATTTCGTAGTTCTGGAGCTCGTGGAGGAATCCAAGGATCCTCTCATCCTAGGAAGACCATTCTTATGCACTGTTGGTGCTATAATTGATGTGCAGCAAGGGAAGATCGATATCCATCTAGGAGACATCGTGATGCAGTTCAAAATGAATGAGTTGCTTAAGAAACCAATACTGGACTGA